TATTTCGGTATTTTCCATCCCATTCTTTAATAACTTTTCTGTTGGAGATGGGTTATAAATAAACTCTATTTTTACATTTTTATTAGAAATTTTATAAAAGTTTTTTTGTACAATATCATTAAGTGAGGAAACAACTTCTTTTCTCTTCTGCTGTATTACTCGTCCTACCGGAATAATCTTATTGGATAAAATAGACAAGAGTTCTCTAGATATAGCCGTACTTTTAAGTACGGCGTTTCTTTGGTATAAAAGAGTATAATAATTCGATAATTCGGAATAATATGTGGAATCCGTAAAAATTAACCAGTGGTTTAAAAAATTTCTCCTTTTTTTAGGACCGCCTTTTATAATATCCACTACTTTATAATTTAGAAAAATAACTGGAAGCATTCCTATAATTTCAAAAAATCCTTTTGCTTTTTTATAGTTTAACTGTATTTCTTTTTTTCCATTTCCAATTAAAATATCGATATTTTTTTCCCTTAAGCTATCCTGAAAAATAAGGGAGATAAAAAAATACTGTTTATTAAAACTCACACAATTTAACAGATGGCTAGTAATAAAGGATTTCCCTGAAGATGCTAAATATATCGACTCAAGTATTGTTGTTTTCCCAGTACTGTTTTTCCCAGTAATAATATTAAAAAGGGGAGAAAAATTAAACTCGCTTTTTTCAAAAGACCTAAAATTCTCAATATGAAGAGAACTAATTTCCATTAAATTGTTGTAGTCTTCTTTTGCGGCATAATAATATAAAGATATAAATCATCACTTTTACCCTTAATTTTAATGGGATGTAAGGGACTGTTCATTTCAAACACTACTATATCATCA
The Caldisericota bacterium DNA segment above includes these coding regions:
- the recF gene encoding DNA replication and repair protein RecF (All proteins in this family for which functions are known are DNA-binding proteins that assist the filamentation of RecA onto DNA for the initiation of recombination or recombinational repair.) — translated: MEISSLHIENFRSFEKSEFNFSPLFNIITGKNSTGKTTILESIYLASSGKSFITSHLLNCVSFNKQYFFISLIFQDSLREKNIDILIGNGKKEIQLNYKKAKGFFEIIGMLPVIFLNYKVVDIIKGGPKKRRNFLNHWLIFTDSTYYSELSNYYTLLYQRNAVLKSTAISRELLSILSNKIIPVGRVIQQKRKEVVSSLNDIVQKNFYKISNKNVKIEFIYNPSPTEKLLKNGMENTEIQRKRTLFGPHLDELEILMDGIQAREFSSLGEAYSIAFAMRFVEKESIKEKRGEEPILLMDDFFSDLDETRRDNVLRMTEDGQIFLTTLNLNIIPEAVLDKAKIISL